The genomic region GCCGGTTACTAGCACTGCTAATACTGATGGATCCACCCACAGTAGCTGTGGTGACATTTTGGCTTGTTGCAGTTACGCCAGACGCAGTATTGTTTTTGTAGCTGCCGCTGGAGTTGCTCATATGCTGTCTTTGAGTTTTGCCCAATGTATGTGAAGGCACACCAGTTTCGCCGCCGGCAACGAAAACTGGTGAACGTGTAGGTTTGATGGCCATTACCACTACATCCATGGATGTCGATTGTGTCTGGGTGGCAGTACTCGATTTTTGTGCAACATGACCATGTGGCTCAATAGTTGCTACTAAGCCCATGGCTACTTCTGAGGCCAACATTTGATGCGCCTTCTCTTTCTTGCTCTTCCGCGCTGTATTGATAGCACCAGCATCAGAGACATTGGGTGATATATTTGATGTGGTAGGCTGTGTTACTACACTCGTGTTGGTCGTTGTTGGCATATACACAGCAGTTGCTGATTTTTCCTTTACCTTGCGCGTCGTTGTAGCTCCTGATGATGCCACAGATATTGCTGCTCCGGCTATTGCTGCATTCGTAGATGAAACTGCCGATGTTGGAGCTGGCGTTGTCATTGAATAATTCGTGCTTGAGGTAGCTATTGCTGCAACTTGGGGTGTTTGCCCCGCTAACTCGGAAACTGGCGGTTCCGTTGTATTTAACGACGTTGTGGTAATCGGCTGAGATCCAATACCGCCGCCTTTGATCGCTTGTTGCTTAGCAGCTGCTGCGAAATTAAACTTGGCCGTGCTCGAAACATTTGTCGGAGGTGCTGCGGTGGCTGCCAATGCTATAGCATTAGTACTACCGGCAGCAGTGGGTGGTGAAATCGACACGTTCGTGGCACTGTGGCGCTTCACAGTTTTTTCAAGTGCGGGATATTGCTGATCCAGATTGCTGCTGTTGAAACTGTAACTTTCATGTTCGACACTTTTCGATTTTTGTAGagtctgctgttgttgttggtgttgcatCGGTTGATGTGACAAACGTGTTGTGCTGCCACTGATGGTGTCAACTTTGCTGACATCTGGGACGGTGTTACTGGCTAAAACACTAAGAGACAAATTGACGGCTTCGACTGCTGTACCGGCTATTTTTTCGCCACTAGCAGTGCTTACAACGTTCCCCGCTGTATTTAGTTGAGCGGGAACAGCAACCAAACTCTGAGAATACGAAATTATTTTCGGCGTGCCGGTGGTCACCGACACTGTTTGAGGGGTTGTTGTTGCCTTGTTGATATCAGCAATCGTCGCGTTCATCGCATTGGTGGCAACTAATTCGGGAAAATCGGGTTTACTAGCGAGCTTCTTGCTCTTACTCGGTTTAGCCGCTGAACTTGTTGCTGAGGAAGTAACCGCTGTGGCAGCGGTGGAAATGTTATTTGCGTTCGACTGAGAGGCGGGTATGACTTCAGCATTAGTTACGTGCTGCTGTGGCTGCTCTGATGCACAATTGGTGACGCCCAAGCTACCGCTGCCGTTTGTCACTATATTGTTGTTATTGGCTGCATCCAGGTTCGGCCAGCGATCAACTGCTGCTGCGGCGGCAATATGGGCATAGGAAATGGGCGCTGATGTAGGTGATCCACCGCTTGTCGCACTCTTCGGTGTTTCGGGCGTCGTAGTGGTGGATGAGGCAGTTTTATGACGTTGTTTGCTCTTTGAAGCTGATGCTGCTGTTGATTCTATGGGCAAGGAATGCACCGAATCGAGATCACTTGAATCGGATTTCTCCGAGGGTGGCACTGAGGAAGTTGACTTGCGACGTGACTTGTCTGTGGAGGCGCCGCTAACGTTGTGAGCATTaacattttgttgctgttgttgctgctgatgcTGGTTTTGCTGCTGAGGATGGTGGTGGTGgtattggttttgttgttggtaGCCGCATTGTTGATGTGAatgattgctgttgttgctattggCATAGTTGTTGTTATAATTGGAATTATAGTTGTTGTGATAGTCAAGCCGCCCACCATCactgttgctattgttgctaCCACCGTTACCATAAGTGTTAAGTCCATGGGTATTATTGTTGTAGTATTTGTATCGagattgttgctgttgctggctGCCAAACGTTGAcgaattgttattgttgttatttccGAATTTCTGTGAATTTATTACAAGATTGTGCGCACGTGAGAACCCGATTGGTGTGCCTgagttattactattattattgttgttgttattataattgTAGTTATTGTGGCTGGTGCTATTATTATAATTCGCGCCCTGCGTGAAATGGGTTTCGTCGATGGAAGCGCGCTGCTTCTTTGGCTTCCTTTTCTTTGTGACCACGTGGAATTCGGCAGTCTCGGATATTAGCGTATTCATCGATAATAAATCGATTGCGGAGAATACAGGAGTATTGGCTGTTTGATTATTTTGCCGTTCCGAATTTGTGGCATTTAGAGTCGTGGTTTTTGTTGGGGTTATGGACGACTGCAATATGCTCTCGGACTTTTTGCGTTTCTCCAGCTTTTCTGTTTTCTCAGATTTCTCCGCTTTTTCTGGTTTTTCTGACTTATCTGTCTTCTCTACTTTTTCGGTTTTATCATGTCTTTCCAATTTCGTATTACCGTCCACcttattatttgttaatttatCATGTTCCACGCTATCTTTAGTTTTCTCTTTATCTTTCTCTTTGTCTCTTCCCTTATCTTTTTCCCTATCGATGTCGCGTTCTTTATCCTTTTCTTTCTCCTTGCCTTTCTTTTCCTTTCTCTCCTTGGCCTTTTCTTCAATGCTATTTGCAATGGAGCCGCTGATGCTACCGGCACCACTCGCACTGCCTTCTGTGCCCAGATACTGAAGCTCCTCCGTGCCCCATGATCGTCGTTCACCTTTACGATTATTCGCTGTtgttgccgttgttgttgttgttacaacCACTACAGCTGCCTGTTTACCAACGCTAGTTGTGACCGTACCAGTCACTTCTTTGCTGCTACCGTCAAAATTCTTATTTATATCCGCTGTGGAGGCAGAATTGTTCTTAGCTCCCTTACCACCGCCTGTGCCTTTGCTACGCATCGTTACATTGTTGCTTTCTGTAGTAGCGGCCGATTGTTTCAGCTCACCAACATCGATTTTGGCACAACTACGTAACTCTTCCAGTGAGTTGCTCTTCTTCATCTTATTCTGCTTAACCTTTTCCTTCTTGCGTTcttttcttttgctgttttcagCAAATTTATTGTTACTGCCGCCACTTCCGCCTTGCTTGTTATCTTCTTCTGTACTCTCAATAAATTTTACCAACACTTCTACTGGATCTTTACCGCGGTAGCCAGCCTCATTCTCTACATCAACGGGTATGGTATTGTCCTTTTGTGGCTTCTTCTTAGCTTTGGCCTTCGCCTGCGATTGGCCTGCATTAACTATAATGCTGCTACTGCTACTGTGCTGCTGGCGCTCGCAGTCATTGCCATTTTCGTCCATTTGACGCTGGCAAAACAAAAGTATTATTTGCtaagt from Anastrepha obliqua isolate idAnaObli1 chromosome 2, idAnaObli1_1.0, whole genome shotgun sequence harbors:
- the LOC129239619 gene encoding putative mediator of RNA polymerase II transcription subunit 26 isoform X1, with translation MNNEISGKTLLSVTASIAAAIIPDTPIVSIAGATLSEITTTTTSTTTTPTPTPTPTSFIPSTRANKDHSIANLPNNPMSDAAATKSAGGNGTTTANAAATNITTTSNVSADAGGIAGKSTTLEHATIVNVANAGKTDDATTNTTIDTKKSDVSDLEEPDLKKLLEEAYTYKTPKDKKDKSEIFLDLLQKVENEDLGITSTRSDSHRHHPHSQNRHQQKQGGSLQDLLQLPSDYRRQNHTSRHKKNSSVSSRQREGGSLPSNVNVANCLLSSFEQQASVYADKRVRRAFLLGVETATVALNNNNTLVGVVGGNNVVSGQSTNSSGSGSTNSTSLCSKESGNSVGASVTSVSGGSGSMATTASGHSVGGTMATGAGIVNTTVKSANSISSSGDYIINIGDMMDIQQQQQILPSKAQDGGQGLPFYERVDIDMRIPRPNLHRGEGGEFAPSRAHHYVDEVIRFHQIDGREDGMCESGEVAISVNALGNTLKSAAASCSLPMPLDERYRSIKSVMGEKGDGASLNASVATKTSGAIAPNSISSNNNTNNNMGSGGSGSSSIGIGSYTKSMPLARQMDENGNDCERQQHSSSSSIIVNAGQSQAKAKAKKKPQKDNTIPVDVENEAGYRGKDPVEVLVKFIESTEEDNKQGGSGGSNNKFAENSKRKERKKEKVKQNKMKKSNSLEELRSCAKIDVGELKQSAATTESNNVTMRSKGTGGGKGAKNNSASTADINKNFDGSSKEVTGTVTTSVGKQAAVVVVTTTTTATTANNRKGERRSWGTEELQYLGTEGSASGAGSISGSIANSIEEKAKERKEKKGKEKEKDKERDIDREKDKGRDKEKDKEKTKDSVEHDKLTNNKVDGNTKLERHDKTEKVEKTDKSEKPEKAEKSEKTEKLEKRKKSESILQSSITPTKTTTLNATNSERQNNQTANTPVFSAIDLLSMNTLISETAEFHVVTKKRKPKKQRASIDETHFTQGANYNNSTSHNNYNYNNNNNNNSNNSGTPIGFSRAHNLVINSQKFGNNNNNNSSTFGSQQQQQSRYKYYNNNTHGLNTYGNGGSNNSNSDGGRLDYHNNYNSNYNNNYANSNNSNHSHQQCGYQQQNQYHHHHPQQQNQHQQQQQQQNVNAHNVSGASTDKSRRKSTSSVPPSEKSDSSDLDSVHSLPIESTAASASKSKQRHKTASSTTTTPETPKSATSGGSPTSAPISYAHIAAAAAVDRWPNLDAANNNNIVTNGSGSLGVTNCASEQPQQHVTNAEVIPASQSNANNISTAATAVTSSATSSAAKPSKSKKLASKPDFPELVATNAMNATIADINKATTTPQTVSVTTGTPKIISYSQSLVAVPAQLNTAGNVVSTASGEKIAGTAVEAVNLSLSVLASNTVPDVSKVDTISGSTTRLSHQPMQHQQQQQTLQKSKSVEHESYSFNSSNLDQQYPALEKTVKRHSATNVSISPPTAAGSTNAIALAATAAPPTNVSSTAKFNFAAAAKQQAIKGGGIGSQPITTTSLNTTEPPVSELAGQTPQVAAIATSSTNYSMTTPAPTSAVSSTNAAIAGAAISVASSGATTTRKVKEKSATAVYMPTTTNTSVVTQPTTSNISPNVSDAGAINTARKSKKEKAHQMLASEVAMGLVATIEPHGHVAQKSSTATQTQSTSMDVVVMAIKPTRSPVFVAGGETGVPSHTLGKTQRQHMSNSSGSYKNNTASGVTATSQNVTTATVGGSISISSASNRPAVIILNDDRSGDSSIEFTFGDFNEDELKFFDESIAEGADEFAAGYNDEPTQKQSHQQEVTSEVKVVPKTICAATSTASFIDSDIASDMLPGAKAAPAKQSFVDLENSNQISVITAITTKESGNKLKVRAASESGASNNSVIASLGAQNSGDNCSNVGKSSAVQTADSEQAEPLEKKQLLERRSSETPQLQQLETCNDIEAAILAAARAAAEQQHQQPKQPPPPPLQQQQRSYRHKHQHQQQQYRSTSYGNAYDPPPHREHRSQSAYTRDTPNHYQPQQHHYHNQYHQQSQQQQQHYHYHQSGSSNSASRSRSSSSNNNNNSYDALGSTPPPQSPNPSPSVVVNIQRKEFDIHFIPPTMSNAYSALQHNEIIVDFIGSAWEEVAKVTKFYEGQ
- the LOC129239619 gene encoding probable serine/threonine-protein kinase DDB_G0282963 isoform X2, whose translation is MAGLSLERTLNRCCSVCVRLRKSDVSDLEEPDLKKLLEEAYTYKTPKDKKDKSEIFLDLLQKVENEDLGITSTRSDSHRHHPHSQNRHQQKQGGSLQDLLQLPSDYRRQNHTSRHKKNSSVSSRQREGGSLPSNVNVANCLLSSFEQQASVYADKRVRRAFLLGVETATVALNNNNTLVGVVGGNNVVSGQSTNSSGSGSTNSTSLCSKESGNSVGASVTSVSGGSGSMATTASGHSVGGTMATGAGIVNTTVKSANSISSSGDYIINIGDMMDIQQQQQILPSKAQDGGQGLPFYERVDIDMRIPRPNLHRGEGGEFAPSRAHHYVDEVIRFHQIDGREDGMCESGEVAISVNALGNTLKSAAASCSLPMPLDERYRSIKSVMGEKGDGASLNASVATKTSGAIAPNSISSNNNTNNNMGSGGSGSSSIGIGSYTKSMPLARQMDENGNDCERQQHSSSSSIIVNAGQSQAKAKAKKKPQKDNTIPVDVENEAGYRGKDPVEVLVKFIESTEEDNKQGGSGGSNNKFAENSKRKERKKEKVKQNKMKKSNSLEELRSCAKIDVGELKQSAATTESNNVTMRSKGTGGGKGAKNNSASTADINKNFDGSSKEVTGTVTTSVGKQAAVVVVTTTTTATTANNRKGERRSWGTEELQYLGTEGSASGAGSISGSIANSIEEKAKERKEKKGKEKEKDKERDIDREKDKGRDKEKDKEKTKDSVEHDKLTNNKVDGNTKLERHDKTEKVEKTDKSEKPEKAEKSEKTEKLEKRKKSESILQSSITPTKTTTLNATNSERQNNQTANTPVFSAIDLLSMNTLISETAEFHVVTKKRKPKKQRASIDETHFTQGANYNNSTSHNNYNYNNNNNNNSNNSGTPIGFSRAHNLVINSQKFGNNNNNNSSTFGSQQQQQSRYKYYNNNTHGLNTYGNGGSNNSNSDGGRLDYHNNYNSNYNNNYANSNNSNHSHQQCGYQQQNQYHHHHPQQQNQHQQQQQQQNVNAHNVSGASTDKSRRKSTSSVPPSEKSDSSDLDSVHSLPIESTAASASKSKQRHKTASSTTTTPETPKSATSGGSPTSAPISYAHIAAAAAVDRWPNLDAANNNNIVTNGSGSLGVTNCASEQPQQHVTNAEVIPASQSNANNISTAATAVTSSATSSAAKPSKSKKLASKPDFPELVATNAMNATIADINKATTTPQTVSVTTGTPKIISYSQSLVAVPAQLNTAGNVVSTASGEKIAGTAVEAVNLSLSVLASNTVPDVSKVDTISGSTTRLSHQPMQHQQQQQTLQKSKSVEHESYSFNSSNLDQQYPALEKTVKRHSATNVSISPPTAAGSTNAIALAATAAPPTNVSSTAKFNFAAAAKQQAIKGGGIGSQPITTTSLNTTEPPVSELAGQTPQVAAIATSSTNYSMTTPAPTSAVSSTNAAIAGAAISVASSGATTTRKVKEKSATAVYMPTTTNTSVVTQPTTSNISPNVSDAGAINTARKSKKEKAHQMLASEVAMGLVATIEPHGHVAQKSSTATQTQSTSMDVVVMAIKPTRSPVFVAGGETGVPSHTLGKTQRQHMSNSSGSYKNNTASGVTATSQNVTTATVGGSISISSASNRPAVIILNDDRSGDSSIEFTFGDFNEDELKFFDESIAEGADEFAAGYNDEPTQKQSHQQEVTSEVKVVPKTICAATSTASFIDSDIASDMLPGAKAAPAKQSFVDLENSNQISVITAITTKESGNKLKVRAASESGASNNSVIASLGAQNSGDNCSNVGKSSAVQTADSEQAEPLEKKQLLERRSSETPQLQQLETCNDIEAAILAAARAAAEQQHQQPKQPPPPPLQQQQRSYRHKHQHQQQQYRSTSYGNAYDPPPHREHRSQSAYTRDTPNHYQPQQHHYHNQYHQQSQQQQQHYHYHQSGSSNSASRSRSSSSNNNNNSYDALGSTPPPQSPNPSPSVVVNIQRKEFDIHFIPPTMSNAYSALQHNEIIVDFIGSAWEEVAKVTKFYEGQ